A section of the Amblyomma americanum isolate KBUSLIRL-KWMA chromosome 2, ASM5285725v1, whole genome shotgun sequence genome encodes:
- the LOC144119947 gene encoding solute carrier family 2, facilitated glucose transporter member 8-like, whose translation MSRSAVPSQQTTTLGGTVGPTSTWAVSAAVTGKPGKHGGQGGGGAMGFTASDITLSRTRVALLSPTEQDELAAPGMHFASMAAPWAGSASVGAAIGYSLPAGQSLMRTRNEDEHFQISDREIFWFDSLLLLGAVFGSMVGCLVTYYIGRRRTLMLACVGLLASWLSIAGAYADSWHLLTARVVGGLCTGMISLAAPAYLAETAGAKERGKMCGAHQTAIAAGVLFIYVLGRYVEWPGLAVFCALPPAVAVLLLSLAVDSPRWLILHDKREEALKTLRILRDTTAQADAEFEASTQSTVTSRKNRHAAVSAWRNTA comes from the exons atgAGCAGGTCGGCCGTGCCGTCTCAGCAGACCACGACCCTTGGGGGGACCGTAGGACCGACTTCGACGTGGGCGGTGTCGGCAGCGGTTACTGGCAAGCCTGGGAAACACGGCGGACAAGGCGGAGGCGGCGCGATGGGATTCACCGCCTCTGACATCACTCTATCGCGCACTCGCGTCGCTTTGCTGTCGCCGACCGAGCAGGACGAGCTGGCAGCACCTGGCATGCACTTCGCCTCCATGGCAGCTCCCTGGGCGGGTTCAGCCAGCGTCGGCGCTGCCATCGGGTACTCGCTGCCCGCTGGCCAGAGCCTCATGCGAACCAGGAACGAGGATGAGCACTTCCAAATCAGCGACCGAGAAATCTTCTG GTTCGACTCGCTGCTTCTGCTGGGCGCCGTGTTCGGTTCCATGGTCGGATGCTTAGTGACATACTATATCGGGCGCCGACGCACACTGATGCTGGCCTGCGTGGGTTTGCTTGCATCGTGGCTCTCCATTGCCGGGGCCTATGCCGACTCGTGGCACTTGCTCACGGCAAGGGTGGTGGGCGGGCTCTGCACCGGCATGATATCGCTGGCGGCACCTGCGTACCTCGCTGAGACTGCAGGAGCCAAGGAAAGGGGAAAGATG TGTGGCGCCCACCAGACAGCCATTGCCGCGGGTGTGCTGTTCATCTACGTACTGGGCCGCTACGTCGAGTGGCCAGGGCTCGCAGTTTTCTGCGCGCTGCCACCGGCAGTTGCGGTGCTCCTGCTGTCTCTGGCGGTCGATTCTCCACGCTGGCTGATTCTGCACGACAAACGCGAGGAGGCTCTGAAGACGCTGAGGATTCTGCGCGACACCACAGCGCAGGCTGACGCTGAGTTTGAGGCGAGCACGCAATCCACAGTGACGTCTAGAAAAAATCGGCACGCGGCCGTGTCAGCATGGAGAAATacagcatag